Proteins encoded together in one Streptomyces umbrinus window:
- a CDS encoding MEDS domain-containing protein, protein MTAEPTRPTEPTKSVKPSQAAQPAPPPGAFDHRMAVFDSDDAFVAAALPFLAEGLAAPDEPPPVAIADPGRLAVLRDALGTDAKSVTFVPHTEWYTGSAANAVAQSAGYLSANAGPGGRIHLLMEPHWAGRAGRSTRETTEWIRYESLANLLFAPFATTALCAYDTRTAGPAIVDAARRAHPDTPAYEQPARLVHELDWVPLPPPPPDAERLTAPDRDTLRERARARGLTPADADLFATAVTEATTPYISSIPEAATPYAPLIPTPSLPEVLLWGEAPACVCELRVPERITDPLAGFVPPPAEGPSPGQGLWFTRQVCAYVDIRDAESGDGSLIRVQYA, encoded by the coding sequence GTGACTGCCGAACCAACCAGGCCGACCGAACCGACCAAGTCGGTCAAGCCCTCCCAGGCGGCTCAACCAGCCCCGCCCCCAGGGGCGTTCGACCACCGCATGGCGGTGTTCGACTCCGACGACGCGTTCGTCGCGGCCGCGCTCCCCTTCCTTGCGGAGGGTCTCGCCGCACCGGACGAACCACCGCCCGTGGCCATCGCCGACCCCGGCAGGCTCGCCGTCCTGCGGGACGCGCTGGGCACGGACGCCAAGAGCGTCACCTTCGTGCCCCACACCGAGTGGTACACGGGTTCGGCGGCCAACGCCGTCGCCCAGAGCGCCGGTTACCTCTCCGCGAACGCGGGACCCGGCGGCCGGATCCACCTCCTCATGGAGCCGCACTGGGCCGGCCGCGCCGGGCGCTCGACGCGCGAGACCACCGAGTGGATCCGCTACGAGTCGCTCGCCAACCTCCTCTTCGCGCCGTTCGCGACGACCGCCCTGTGCGCGTACGACACCCGCACCGCGGGCCCCGCCATCGTCGACGCCGCCCGCCGCGCGCACCCCGACACCCCGGCGTACGAGCAACCGGCCCGCCTGGTCCACGAGTTGGACTGGGTCCCCCTGCCCCCGCCGCCACCGGACGCCGAGCGCCTCACCGCCCCGGATCGCGACACCCTCCGCGAGCGGGCCCGGGCGCGCGGACTCACCCCCGCGGACGCAGACCTGTTCGCGACAGCGGTCACCGAGGCAACGACCCCGTACATCTCCTCGATCCCCGAGGCGGCGACCCCGTACGCACCCCTGATCCCCACCCCGTCCCTCCCCGAGGTCCTGCTGTGGGGCGAGGCGCCCGCCTGTGTCTGCGAGCTGCGCGTCCCCGAGCGGATCACGGACCCGCTCGCCGGCTTCGTCCCACCGCCCGCCGAGGGCCCGTCCCCCGGCCAGGGCCTTTGGTTCACCCGCCAGGTCTGCGCGTACGTGGACATCCGGGACGCGGAGTCGGGCGACGGCTCGCTGATCCGTGTCCAGTACGCGTAG
- a CDS encoding ATP-binding protein, translating into MGGSAPRRVHQPPVETTSFVDRRDELAEGRRLLATARLVTLTGPGGVGKTRLAGRIAARVERAFPDGVRFAHLACLHDPALVPLAAADALGLHDHSEQPPLDTLVERLRDRRLLLVLDNCEHLLSACAELAAALLHGTTGVRVLATSRHRLALTEEHLLDVRPLPVPDPDSDLSAAATYPALALFADRAAAVAPGFELTPDNRAAVARLCRRLDGLPLAIELAAVRMRVLGVDQLVARLDDRYRLLTTGSPAVLPRHQTLRAAVDWSHELCTEAEQLVWARASVFAGSFDLEAAEAVCADAHAHDDVDEDEWGNGDQGDGTSLGDGKSIDVHPQDVLEAVAGLVDKSVLCREGGPGTARYRLLDTLRHYGLDKLRQWPGEESAARRRQRDWAQEVAAECERRWFGPGQREIVARLRADQDNLRAALEFSLTVPGEARAGLGLAGTLWFYWHACGAPREGRYWLDRALDAHPEPTRERARALWVAGLLAGCPEDLTRGRDRAEDARALARRLGDPAEVAHAEYLLGLMALFGDDLPAALEHYEAAVARNPVDGQLPSLAVLDQVELAASLAFLGHTDRAVQVCEDAHRLCEEHGEEWVRSYVLRVLALAYAERKEWDRAEPHARDALRRKLAVHDVIGIGLTLDLLVVITAARGAHERAAVLLGGADRVWAGIDGNRFGSTTYNSARRESETRVRAAVGQGVFDRAYRRGGGLGLTAIVSYALQEAGKPVVPGPRRAEGNPHPDSVRADPRLASLTRREREVAELVAEGLANQQIADRLVIARRTAEGHVERILGKLGFSNRSQIAAWVAARR; encoded by the coding sequence ATGGGCGGATCAGCGCCGCGAAGGGTCCATCAGCCACCGGTCGAGACGACCAGCTTCGTCGACCGACGGGACGAACTGGCCGAGGGGCGGCGGCTGTTGGCCACCGCACGACTGGTCACGCTGACCGGACCCGGCGGCGTCGGCAAGACGCGGCTGGCCGGGCGGATCGCCGCCCGGGTCGAGCGGGCGTTCCCCGACGGCGTGCGCTTCGCGCACCTCGCCTGCCTGCACGACCCGGCGCTCGTCCCGCTCGCCGCGGCCGACGCGCTCGGCCTGCACGACCACTCCGAACAGCCGCCCCTGGACACGCTGGTCGAGCGGCTGCGCGACCGCCGACTGCTCCTGGTCCTCGACAACTGCGAGCATCTGCTGTCCGCCTGCGCGGAGTTGGCGGCCGCGCTGCTGCACGGCACGACCGGCGTCCGCGTCCTCGCGACGAGCCGCCACCGCCTGGCCCTCACGGAGGAACACCTCCTGGACGTACGGCCCCTGCCGGTGCCCGACCCGGACTCGGACCTCTCGGCCGCCGCGACCTACCCGGCACTGGCGCTCTTCGCCGACCGGGCCGCCGCCGTCGCCCCCGGCTTCGAACTCACCCCCGACAACCGGGCCGCCGTGGCCCGCCTCTGCCGCCGCCTCGACGGCCTGCCCCTCGCCATCGAGCTCGCGGCCGTCCGGATGCGCGTCCTCGGCGTCGACCAGCTCGTCGCCCGGCTCGACGACCGCTACCGCCTCCTCACCACGGGCAGCCCGGCCGTTCTTCCCCGCCACCAGACGCTGCGCGCGGCGGTCGACTGGAGCCACGAACTCTGCACGGAGGCGGAGCAGTTGGTGTGGGCGCGGGCCTCGGTATTCGCGGGGAGCTTCGATCTGGAGGCGGCGGAGGCGGTATGCGCGGACGCGCACGCGCACGATGACGTGGACGAGGACGAGTGGGGGAACGGCGACCAGGGCGACGGTACGAGCCTCGGCGACGGCAAGAGCATCGACGTACATCCCCAGGACGTCCTCGAAGCCGTGGCCGGCCTGGTGGACAAATCCGTGCTGTGCAGAGAAGGCGGCCCCGGCACGGCCAGATACCGCCTGCTCGACACCCTGCGGCACTACGGGCTCGACAAGCTGCGGCAGTGGCCCGGGGAGGAGTCGGCGGCCCGGCGGCGGCAGCGGGACTGGGCCCAGGAGGTTGCCGCGGAGTGCGAGCGGAGGTGGTTCGGGCCGGGGCAGCGGGAGATCGTGGCCCGGCTGCGGGCCGACCAGGACAACCTGCGGGCCGCCCTGGAGTTCAGCCTCACCGTGCCGGGCGAGGCCCGGGCCGGACTCGGGCTCGCCGGAACCCTGTGGTTCTACTGGCACGCCTGCGGAGCACCCCGCGAGGGCCGGTACTGGCTGGACCGCGCGCTCGACGCGCACCCCGAGCCCACCCGGGAGCGCGCCAGGGCACTCTGGGTCGCGGGCCTGCTCGCCGGCTGCCCCGAGGACCTCACCCGGGGCCGCGACCGCGCCGAGGACGCCCGCGCGCTGGCCCGCCGCCTCGGCGACCCGGCCGAGGTCGCGCACGCGGAGTACCTGCTCGGCCTGATGGCCCTGTTCGGCGACGACCTCCCCGCCGCCCTTGAGCACTACGAGGCCGCCGTCGCCCGCAACCCCGTCGACGGCCAGCTCCCCAGCCTCGCCGTCCTCGACCAGGTCGAACTCGCCGCCAGCCTCGCCTTCCTGGGCCACACCGACCGGGCCGTCCAGGTCTGCGAGGACGCCCACCGCCTCTGCGAGGAGCACGGCGAGGAGTGGGTCCGCTCGTACGTCCTGCGGGTCCTCGCCCTCGCGTACGCGGAGCGGAAGGAGTGGGACCGCGCGGAGCCGCACGCCCGTGACGCCCTGCGCCGCAAGCTCGCCGTGCACGACGTCATCGGCATCGGCCTCACCCTCGACCTGCTGGTGGTCATCACCGCCGCCCGCGGCGCCCACGAACGCGCCGCCGTGCTGCTCGGCGGCGCCGACCGCGTCTGGGCCGGCATCGACGGCAACCGCTTCGGCTCCACGACGTACAACTCCGCGCGCAGGGAGAGCGAGACGCGGGTGCGGGCGGCCGTCGGACAGGGGGTCTTCGACCGGGCGTACCGGCGGGGTGGCGGGCTCGGGCTCACCGCGATCGTCTCGTACGCCCTCCAGGAAGCCGGGAAACCGGTCGTCCCCGGCCCCCGCCGGGCCGAAGGGAACCCGCACCCGGACTCCGTCAGGGCGGACCCCCGTCTCGCGTCGCTCACCCGGCGCGAGAGGGAGGTCGCCGAGCTCGTCGCCGAGGGGCTCGCCAACCAGCAGATCGCCGACCGCCTGGTGATCGCCCGCCGCACCGCGGAGGGCCACGTGGAACGCATCCTCGGCAAGCTCGGCTTCAGCAACCGCAGCCAGATCGCGGCGTGGGTCGCCGCACGCCGCTGA